A stretch of Nilaparvata lugens isolate BPH chromosome 12, ASM1435652v1, whole genome shotgun sequence DNA encodes these proteins:
- the LOC111057195 gene encoding D-aminoacyl-tRNA deacylase-like isoform X2, with protein MKAVIQRVTSANVSVNGEVISAIQKGLCVLLSISRDDTIQQVEYMVNKILNVRLFDEETEGGKRWSKGVKDRGLEVLCISQITLYHTLKGNKPDFHLAMAPEASKTLFSQFMDRLRTSYEPEKVKEGQFGAYMQVSIQNDGPVTIILESPEKKDSTSEKRGV; from the exons ATGAAAGCAGTGATACAGAGAGTAACCAGTGCTAATGTATCAG taaatgGAGAAGTGATTTCTGCCATCCAAAAAGGTCTATGCGTTCTACTATCCATATCAAGAGATGATACCATTCAACAGGTTGAATATAT GGTGAACAAAATCCTCAACGTCCGACTATTTGACGAGGAGACAGAAGGTGGCAAGAGGTGGTCGAAAGGAGTGAAGGATCGTGGACTGGAAGTTCTGTGCATCAGTCAGATAACACTCTACCACACACTCAAAGGAAACAAGCCCGATTTTCATCTGGCTATGGCACCTGAAGCATCTAAAACACTCTTCTCACAATTCATGGATCGTTTGCGAACGAGTTATGAGCCAGAAAAAGTTAAAG AGGGACAATTTGGAGCATACATGCAAGTTTCAATACAAAACGATGGACCAGTTACAATCATTTTGGAATCACcagagaagaaagatagcactagtgaaaaaa